Sequence from the Feifania hominis genome:
GACGCAGCAGCTGGCAGCTCTGCGGGAGGCAGAGGGACTTCACTTCATCGAGTTCAATCAGCACCTGGCGCTCGACGACGCTGCCTTTGAGCAGGAGCTTTCGCGCGTGGTGAACGAGGCGCAGCAGTCGATCGGGCAGGGGCAGAGCACCGTTGTCTACACCCGCCGCGAGCGCTTTGACCGAAACACCGGAAACCCCGAGGATGAGCTGCGGCTGGCTGTGAAAATCTCGGACGCCGTGACCTCGATTGTCGCGCGGCTCACTGTGCGGCCGAACTTTGTCATCGCCAAGGGGGGCATCACCTCGAGCGACATCGGCACGAGGGCGCTTAGGTGCCGCCGGGCGCGGGTCATGGGCCAGATTTTGCCCGGCGTACCTGTCTGGGAGACCGGCGACGAGAGCAAGTTTCCCCATATGCCCTATGTGATTTTCCCGGGCAATGTGGGCGGGACCGATGCGCTGCGCGAGGCGGTGTACAAGATGGACCCGAATGGAGAAGAGGAGGGATGACAGTGAAAAACACGGACAGATGCGCTGTTGTCACCGGCGGCGCGCGGGGAATCGGCGAGGCCATCGTCGAGCGGCTGCACCGCGACGGCTTTGGCGGGATCGCCGTTGTTGATATGGATATTGCCGCCGCGCGGCGCACGGCTGAGCGCTTTGGCGGCGGGGATTGTGCGGTGCGGGCCTATGCCTGCAACGTGGCTGATCGCGACCAGGTGGACGAGGTCTTTGCGGCAATCGAGCGGGAGCTTGGGCCGGTCAGCGTGCTCGTCAACAATGCGGGAATTACCCGCGACGGCATGTTTCACAAAATGGATAACGCGCAGTGGGACAGCGTCATGGCGGTCAACCTTGACGGAGTCTGCAACACCTGCCGGGCGGTGATCGCCGGTATGAGAGCGCGCGGGTACGGCAAGATCGTCAATCTCGCCTCGGTGTCGGCTTTCGGCAATGTCGGCCAGACGAACTA
This genomic interval carries:
- the fabG gene encoding 3-oxoacyl-ACP reductase FabG, whose product is MKNTDRCAVVTGGARGIGEAIVERLHRDGFGGIAVVDMDIAAARRTAERFGGGDCAVRAYACNVADRDQVDEVFAAIERELGPVSVLVNNAGITRDGMFHKMDNAQWDSVMAVNLDGVCNTCRAVIAGMRARGYGKIVNLASVSAFGNVGQTNYGASKAAVIGFTKCLARESAAKNITVNAVAPSYVDTEMLRAVPEQTMQRFLDAIPAHRLAQPSEIAAVVSFLCGDDSSFVNGECIVVSGGSYT